One Paenibacillus sp. SYP-B4298 genomic window, CTGGCATATGCCAAAGGCATCGGCTGTACTCGTGCAGGCGTTATCGAAACGTCCTTCCGCGAAGAGACCGAGACAGATCTGTTCGGCGAGCAGGCTGTACTGTGCGGCGGTACTTCCGCACTGGTTAAAGCTGGCTTCGAAACACTGGTTGAAGCAGGCTATGCGCCTGAGATGGCTTACTTCGAGTGCTTGCATGAGCTGAAGCTGATCGTTGACCTGATGTATGAAGGCGGCCTGGCTTCCATGCGCGATTCCATCAGCAACACGGCTGAGTTCGGCGACTATGTAACCGGTCCTCGCGTAGTGACTGAAGAGACGAAGAAAGAAATGAAGCGCGTGCTGGAAGACATCCAATCCGGTCGTTTCGCTCGTGACTTTATCCTGGAGAACCAATCCAACCGTGCTACGCTGACAGCTACACGTCGCCGTGAAGCTGAGCATCCAATTGAGCAAGTGGGCTCCCAACTGCGCGAGCTGATGCACTGGATCAAGAAGTAAGCTGACTGCAAGCGGGTCAGTATACTATAGGTAAGCATGCTGCGTCCCGGACAGCCTGTGCCGCTCCCCTCTCGCAAGAGCAGGGCAGTATTGGCTCGCGCGTCCGGGATGCTTGTGCTTTGCCGCCAAGTAGCGTCAGTGGCAGCTTGTGGCGGAGGCTATAAGCATTGCCTATAAAAAATATAGCTTTTATATCTTTGTCATTGACGACGTTTTATGTTACAACTGAAATTAGCTATGTCTAGTTGAAGCAACTATAGAAGCAACTATAATTGAAGGAGTTGTCCATAATCATGTCAGAGGTTAAAAAAATCGCCGTCATCGCAGGCGACGGCATCGGGCCTGAGGTTGTAGGCGAGGCCATTAAAGTCATGAAGAAAACAGAAGAGCTGTTTGGCCTTCGTTTTGAATTTGAGCACGGTCTGTTTGGCGGCATCGCCATCGACGAGAAGGGCACACCGCTGCCGCAGGAGACACTGGAAATCTGCCAACGCGCAGACGCTGTGCTGCTCGGAGCGGTAGGCGGGCCGAAATGGGACAATAACCCGAAGGAGCTGCGTCCAGAGACAGGACTGCTCGGCATCCGCAAGGCACTGGGACTATTCTCCAATATTCGTCCTGCCAATGTATTTGACTGCTTGAAGGAAGCCTCCACCCTGAAGCCTGAGGTGCTCGAAGGTACGGATCTGATCGTCGTGCGCGAGCTGACTGGCGGCATCTACTTCGGCGAGAAATTCCGTCGTGAGGGAGCTAATGGCGAGGAAGCTGTAGATACATGTGTGTACAACGTTAACGAAGTCGAGCGCATCGTGCGTCAGGCGTTCGAGATCGCGCAGAAGCGCAGCAAGCGTCTGGCTTCTGTCGACAAGGCGAACGTGCTGGAGACCTCCCGCCTGTGGCGTGAAGTCGTGAACCGGATCGCGCCGGAATACCCGGATGTAGAGCTGGAGCATGTATTGGTAGACAATTGTGCGATGCAGCTTCTGCGTCGTCCGTCGAGCTTCGATGTCATCGTTACCGAGAACATGTTCGGCGACATCCTGAGCGACGAGGCAGCGATGCTTACAGGCTCGATCGGCATGCTGTCGTCCGCTTCGCTGGGCGAAGGCAGCTTCGGCCTGTACGAGCCGGTGCACGGCTCTGCGCCTGACATTGCTGGACAAGGCATCTCTAACCCGATCGCGACGATTCTGTCTGTAGCGCTCATGTACCGTCTGACCTTCGGTTACGACGCAGCAGCGCAAGCGATTGAGGATGCAGTGAAGGAAGTGCTGGATGCGGGTCATCGTACTGGCGACATCGCCGTCGACAAGAGCGCAGCGATCGGTACCGAGGAGATGGGTAATCTGATCGTGGCGGCACTCAAAAAAGCGTAAGGCACTCACGAGAATCCGGCAAAATAGGGGTGGTCTGTTTGCATTGCAAGCAGCTCCCGCCCGCCCTTTTGCCGGATTTTATTTGATATAGACAGGCAAAGCGGGTCCTCTTAATTATTTATAATAATTATAAAAAAGTAATAGTTTTAATATTGACTTTATTGTTATTAAGTGATACGATTTAACTCGTAGGTCACCCGTGCTAGGGGACAAAAAATTACTTATGAACGCTGAAGCGTCAAGGAGGGTATTAATCATGGCAGAACGTTTGGTAGGCAAGCAAGCCCCTGATTTTACAATGGAGACCGCTCTTGGAAACGGTGAAGGCTTCGGAACAGCATCCTTGTCCGATTACAAAGGCAAATGGCTTATTCTGTTCTTCTATCCTTTGGACTTCACGTTTGTATGCCCAACTGAGATTACCGCGCTGAGCTTGGCAGCGGAAGAATTCAAGAAGCTGAACACTGAAGTACTGGGTGTAAGTGTGGACAGCAAGCATAGCCACCGCGCTTGGATCAATACAGCAGTAGAAGACA contains:
- the ilvC gene encoding ketol-acid reductoisomerase, which encodes MAVNMFYEKDADQSVLQGKTIAVIGYGSQGHAQAQNLRDSGLKVVIGLRPGKSAEKAKNDGFEVLTVAEATKVADVVQILMPDETQAKVYNEEIAPNLKKGAALLFSHGFNVHFGQIVPNADTDVLLVAPKSPGHMVRRTYVEGFGVPGLIAIEQDATGNAQAIGLAYAKGIGCTRAGVIETSFREETETDLFGEQAVLCGGTSALVKAGFETLVEAGYAPEMAYFECLHELKLIVDLMYEGGLASMRDSISNTAEFGDYVTGPRVVTEETKKEMKRVLEDIQSGRFARDFILENQSNRATLTATRRREAEHPIEQVGSQLRELMHWIKK
- the leuB gene encoding 3-isopropylmalate dehydrogenase, which encodes MSEVKKIAVIAGDGIGPEVVGEAIKVMKKTEELFGLRFEFEHGLFGGIAIDEKGTPLPQETLEICQRADAVLLGAVGGPKWDNNPKELRPETGLLGIRKALGLFSNIRPANVFDCLKEASTLKPEVLEGTDLIVVRELTGGIYFGEKFRREGANGEEAVDTCVYNVNEVERIVRQAFEIAQKRSKRLASVDKANVLETSRLWREVVNRIAPEYPDVELEHVLVDNCAMQLLRRPSSFDVIVTENMFGDILSDEAAMLTGSIGMLSSASLGEGSFGLYEPVHGSAPDIAGQGISNPIATILSVALMYRLTFGYDAAAQAIEDAVKEVLDAGHRTGDIAVDKSAAIGTEEMGNLIVAALKKA
- a CDS encoding peroxiredoxin; the encoded protein is MAERLVGKQAPDFTMETALGNGEGFGTASLSDYKGKWLILFFYPLDFTFVCPTEITALSLAAEEFKKLNTEVLGVSVDSKHSHRAWINTAVEDNGLGKLAFPLAADLTKSVARDYGVLIEEEGIALRGLFIIDPEGELKYQVVNHNDVGRSVEETLRVLQALQSGGLCPMNWKPGDKHLQAK